The segment CGGATGCGGCCAGCGGGCACAGACCAGCTCCTCGAGGATCTCTTCGCCATCGGAGTGCAGGTCGCGGGCGGCGTTGCGCACGGCATGCTCGCGGATCGCCACGTCATTCGCCGACCATGCATCGTCGTTGCAGCCGACCGCGCGGCGCACCGAGTCGCCATCCTGCCCGGCCCCGAATTCAGGGCCGGTGCGTACCGGTGCGAAATAGCGGTCGGCCAGCTGCAGCGCCGCCCAGCGGATCGCGCCGTTCAACGAAGGATCGCTGCTGAAGACCTGGCGACGGATACGCCCCTCAAGCTGTGTGCGCGAGCCAGGATCGCTCGCACGCATCCAGTCGGCCAGCCACAGTGCAGCAGCGACGCGCGGCGGGGTATCGAGATACGGATGCCACGCCTCGCGTGCGCGGCCGGGAAGATCCTGAAGCGAGGTGGCGATGGCGGCGGAATCCGCCGGCAGGCCATAGCGCGTGGGGTCGGCGACGATGGGCGCCAGCACGCGCTGGAAATCCTTGCGCAGCGCCGCGCGCATCAGTTCCCCGGCTTCGAGGAAGCCCTGCGTGAAGCGCATGCTCGAATCGAGCAGCATCCGGCCGACGTGGGTAGGGTAGGTCGCGGCATACCACGCGCCGACGCGCCCGCCGTAGGAGATACCGTAGAGGTGCAGCTTGTCGTCGCCGAGCGAGCGGCGCACGGCGTCCATGTCGTGTACGTGCTGCTCGGTGTTGATGTAGCGCGCTTCGGGTGGCGCCGCGCAGGTGCGTGCCTGTGCCGTCGCTTCGTCCAGTACGAGGTTCCAGTTGGCGTCATCGAGATGGCTGGGCAGGAAGGCGAAGCGTGGCGGCAAGCCGGTAAGGCAACGATAGACATGGCCGCCTTCGAGCCCGCGCGGGATCACGGCGACCAGGTCGAAGCGTTCAGCCAGGCGCACCTTGTCGGCGGTATCGGCATCGAACGGGTCCTCGCGACTCCACGTGGCGGCGATGGAGCGGACCAGGCGTGCCGGGTTACTCCCCGGTCCGCCTACGTTGACGAAGATGGCGCCCTCGCGCAGGTCGGGACGCATGGCGCGTGCGCGAACCACGCCGACGTCGATGCTGCGACCGTCCGGCTGGATATGGTCCAGTGGGGCACGAAACGTGCCGCATTCAAGGCGGGTGGTGAGGTGTGCGGGGATATCGCCGACCAACTGCGCATCGCAGGGTCCCCAGACTATGGCGGCGCTTTGCGCCGCGAGCGCGGGTGTGGCGTGGAAGAGGGGCAGGCAAAGCGCGGCGAGCTTGCCCGACCCTTTGGCAACGCGGCGGATCGTGGGCATGCGGTGACTCCGATGGATGGGGTGCACACGTTAGGCGTGTGCGCATCGGGGTCGTATCGGGGTTTTGCTCGGAGTTGCTAAGGCAATGCCAGTGCCTGGTGTGGGCGGATGGTCAGGCCATGTGCCAGCCGTGACTGACAAGCAGCGACTGGCCGGTGAGTGCGTTGGAGCCGAAGCCGGCGAGGAACAACGCCGTGTCGGCGATATCCTCGAGCGTGGTGAATTCGCCGTCCACGGTGTCCTTCAGCATCACGTCGCGGATGACCGCCTCTTCGCTGATGCCCAGCTCCTTCGCCTGCTCGGGAATCTGCTTCTCCACCAGCGGCGTGCGCACGAAGCCGGGGCAGATGACGTTCGCGCGGATGCCGTTCGCGGCGCCTTCCTTCGCGATGACGCGCGCCAGGCCAAGCAGGCCGTGCTTGGCAGCGACGTACGGCGCCTTGAACTTCGAGGCGACATGCGAGTGCGCCGAGCCCATCAGGATGATGGAACCGCCGCGCCCGGCAGCGATCATCTGGCGCATGGCGGCGCGCGTGGTCAGGAAGGCGCCGTCCATGTGGATGGCCAGCATGCGCTTCCAGTCGGCGTAGGAGAGATCGACGATCGGAGAGATGATCTGGATGCCGGCGTTGCTGACGAGGATGTCGACCGGGCCGAGTTCACGCGCCGTCTGGGCGAAACCTTCCTCGACCTGGTCCTCGTCCGTGACGTCCATGGCCAGGCCGATGGCATCGGGGCCCATGCTTCGTGCGGCGTCGCGCGCCTTGTCGGCGGCGATATCGGCCACCGCCACCTTTGCGCCCGCGTCCGCATAGGCCTGGGCGATGGCGCGGCCGATGCCACTGGCCGCACCCGTCACCAACGCGACCTTCCCACTCAGATCCTGCATGGCCAAGCTCCGCTTACCGGCCCGTCAGGCCTTGTTGAGGACGAACGACGCCGCTTCGCCCTGTGCGGACGAACCCGCGATCCACACATCGAACGTACCCGGCTCGGCCTCGAAGGTCACGCCGTCACGATGGGTGAAGGCGAGATCCGCACGGGTGAGTTCGAACGACACCTCTTCCGACGCACCGGCCGCGAGGAGGATCTTGCGGAACGCCTTGAGCTCTCGCACCGGGCGCACGCGGCTGGCCACGCGGTCGTGGATGTACAGCTGAACCACTTCTTCGCCGGGCAGCGTGCCGGTGTTGGTCACGGTGGCGGTGATGACGATGGTGTCGTTCCAGCCGGCCTGCGCGTTCACCACGGGCGGCGTGTAGCCGAACGTGGTGTAGCTCAACCCGTGGCCGAACGGGTACAGCGCTTCGAACGTCACTTCGCGATAGCGCGCCTTGAACGCCGGCGGCTGGTCGGCGAGTTCCGGGCGGCCGGTGCGCGGGTGGTTATAGAAGAACGGCTGCTGGCCGCTGTCCTGCGGGAAGCTCACCGGCAGGCGGCCTGCCGGGTTGTAGTCGCCGAACACGACGTCGGCGATCGCCGGACCGGTCTGGCTGCCGAGGAACCAGGTGACGAGGATGGCGCTGGCCTCGCGCACGGCGCCGGTGAGCGCCAGCGCACGGCCGTTTTTCAGCAGCAC is part of the Luteibacter pinisoli genome and harbors:
- a CDS encoding 3-hydroxybutyrate dehydrogenase yields the protein MQDLSGKVALVTGAASGIGRAIAQAYADAGAKVAVADIAADKARDAARSMGPDAIGLAMDVTDEDQVEEGFAQTARELGPVDILVSNAGIQIISPIVDLSYADWKRMLAIHMDGAFLTTRAAMRQMIAAGRGGSIILMGSAHSHVASKFKAPYVAAKHGLLGLARVIAKEGAANGIRANVICPGFVRTPLVEKQIPEQAKELGISEEAVIRDVMLKDTVDGEFTTLEDIADTALFLAGFGSNALTGQSLLVSHGWHMA
- a CDS encoding alpha/beta fold hydrolase; translation: MPTIRRVAKGSGKLAALCLPLFHATPALAAQSAAIVWGPCDAQLVGDIPAHLTTRLECGTFRAPLDHIQPDGRSIDVGVVRARAMRPDLREGAIFVNVGGPGSNPARLVRSIAATWSREDPFDADTADKVRLAERFDLVAVIPRGLEGGHVYRCLTGLPPRFAFLPSHLDDANWNLVLDEATAQARTCAAPPEARYINTEQHVHDMDAVRRSLGDDKLHLYGISYGGRVGAWYAATYPTHVGRMLLDSSMRFTQGFLEAGELMRAALRKDFQRVLAPIVADPTRYGLPADSAAIATSLQDLPGRAREAWHPYLDTPPRVAAALWLADWMRASDPGSRTQLEGRIRRQVFSSDPSLNGAIRWAALQLADRYFAPVRTGPEFGAGQDGDSVRRAVGCNDDAWSANDVAIREHAVRNAARDLHSDGEEILEELVCARWPHPRARVPNLDTVGDAPRFLLLQAEHDLVTPIEGARALLARYANATLLVARRSAVHGLFNFTTSSCIERTASRYLLDGTLPDSPSGELHCGGATESPVSALPHTTTTTTPTTPAAAPHDEI